The following proteins are encoded in a genomic region of Spirosoma sp. SC4-14:
- a CDS encoding DUF983 domain-containing protein, whose protein sequence is MHDHCPACGQNFMPEPGFYWASMFVSYAFFTIWILITFFLVVVWLGVDLDYYLIGLVPSLFLLTPYFFRMARRTWLSIFVSPKPQQPSVLQQKIK, encoded by the coding sequence ATGCATGATCATTGTCCAGCCTGTGGGCAAAATTTCATGCCCGAGCCTGGTTTCTATTGGGCGTCTATGTTTGTCAGCTATGCTTTTTTTACAATCTGGATATTGATAACCTTTTTCCTGGTTGTGGTTTGGCTGGGCGTAGATCTGGATTATTACCTGATTGGATTAGTCCCTAGCCTGTTTCTACTAACTCCTTATTTTTTTCGGATGGCACGCAGAACCTGGCTTTCGATTTTTGTTAGTCCCAAGCCACAGCAGCCTTCTGTACTACAGCAAAAAATAAAGTAA
- a CDS encoding helix-turn-helix transcriptional regulator yields MAAPVPIFKLESFPRHEPYTLFYMARLEKLVEEVKGIDDPHAHTFYLLMWIFQGSGTHTIDFKTYTVEANQLYFLTPGQIHSWQLSSDIRGYNLFFDANFFLSRFGNRFYQYPFYHSNQQQPLVSGADRQELFSSVFKQAYLEYEQQQPNRAEVFLSFLHIILETANRLYHQQWPGVDTQLYDRIRQYEELLERQFLTVREVSRYAEQMNLTPNYLNHICKKIVGKTASQLLHERLVVEAKRLLTHTAQSVKEVAYYLGFDDPSYFVRFFRKQTTQTPAEFRQSLFVNR; encoded by the coding sequence ATGGCTGCTCCTGTTCCCATATTTAAACTTGAATCATTTCCTCGCCATGAGCCCTATACGCTTTTTTATATGGCCCGGCTGGAAAAACTTGTTGAAGAAGTAAAAGGAATCGACGATCCACACGCGCACACGTTTTATTTGCTCATGTGGATTTTTCAGGGAAGTGGCACCCACACAATTGACTTTAAAACCTATACTGTAGAAGCCAACCAGTTGTATTTTCTGACACCTGGCCAGATTCATAGCTGGCAATTATCATCCGATATTCGTGGCTATAACCTGTTTTTTGATGCTAATTTTTTTCTGAGCCGGTTTGGAAACCGGTTTTATCAATATCCATTCTACCATTCAAATCAGCAACAACCCCTGGTGTCGGGAGCAGATCGGCAGGAGTTGTTTAGCAGTGTTTTCAAACAGGCCTATTTAGAGTATGAACAGCAGCAACCAAACCGGGCGGAGGTCTTTTTGTCGTTTCTACACATAATTCTCGAAACGGCTAACCGACTCTATCATCAGCAATGGCCGGGTGTCGATACGCAGCTTTATGATCGGATTCGGCAATATGAAGAATTACTGGAGCGTCAGTTTCTGACAGTTAGGGAAGTGAGCCGTTATGCCGAACAGATGAATCTTACGCCAAATTATCTTAATCACATTTGTAAGAAGATTGTTGGCAAAACCGCAAGTCAGCTTTTGCACGAACGTTTGGTTGTTGAAGCAAAGCGTCTGCTAACGCACACAGCGCAATCGGTGAAAGAAGTAGCTTATTACCTGGGCTTTGACGACCCCTCTTACTTCGTTCGATTTTTCCGGAAACAGACAACGCAAACGCCCGCCGAGTTTCGGCAGAGTCTGTTCGTAAATCGTTGA
- a CDS encoding MerR family transcriptional regulator: MNLYSVHKLAKLAGISVRTLHYYDRLGLLKPSVRTEARYRLYGDQELIRLQQILFYKELDFSLDEIRRILEAPDFDVLQAMQHHKRALEARRDRLAALLTTIDKTMSKLKGEKTMLTDEELYEGFPNGKAEAYRREAVENYGAEVVDESEHRLRQLSKADFGQLKAAQQDITRQLLSLMNLPPESEQVQTEIVRHFANIQAFWGPSVGKGNQLGAYKGLAQLYVTDLRYTSQNGQENLEFASFMSKAMIYFVETQLKR; encoded by the coding sequence ATGAACTTGTATTCAGTTCATAAGCTTGCCAAACTGGCTGGAATCAGTGTGCGCACACTGCATTATTATGACCGGTTGGGGCTCCTCAAGCCATCTGTTCGTACCGAGGCCAGGTACCGATTATATGGCGACCAGGAATTGATCCGATTGCAGCAAATCCTGTTTTATAAGGAACTGGATTTTTCACTGGATGAAATCCGTCGGATTCTGGAGGCTCCCGATTTCGATGTTCTTCAGGCAATGCAACACCATAAACGGGCTCTGGAAGCCCGGCGGGATCGACTTGCTGCGCTGTTAACTACGATTGACAAAACCATGTCTAAATTGAAAGGAGAAAAAACTATGTTGACAGACGAAGAATTGTATGAAGGTTTTCCGAACGGCAAAGCCGAAGCCTATCGACGTGAGGCCGTAGAGAATTATGGTGCTGAGGTCGTAGATGAAAGTGAGCACAGGCTGCGCCAGTTGAGTAAAGCTGATTTTGGACAGCTCAAAGCCGCCCAGCAGGACATTACCCGACAACTGCTTTCGTTGATGAATTTGCCACCTGAGTCGGAGCAGGTTCAGACGGAAATTGTTCGCCATTTTGCCAATATTCAGGCTTTTTGGGGGCCGTCGGTAGGTAAAGGAAACCAACTCGGAGCTTACAAAGGGTTAGCACAACTATACGTAACCGACCTGCGATATACCAGCCAGAATGGTCAGGAAAATCTCGAATTTGCCTCCTTTATGAGTAAGGCAATGATATATTTTGTCGAAACACAGTTGAAAAGATAG